One window of bacterium genomic DNA carries:
- a CDS encoding YdcF family protein, whose product MREAGSEPKSYTIVETERKEAYERLCEGKPDALYILARDIVKNEATGEYKSGSYGSKGDVHGLMGGAKARSIAAAELHRFFPEAKVVANSWIKTEPASFARVTAEELQKRGVDEKTIILQENSYSTFTELLELIKLIAANDWHHVSVITSDFHIPRSKAMLEHIDELHDPNGYWEQPEVQEALKKFKEMRSSVRITFVSAEEVLLATSPHYKKVVDEARGLPAWKTTMEMEQAGTAQVLEGTYWKNLPPTSVKQ is encoded by the coding sequence ATGAGAGAGGCAGGATCCGAACCAAAATCTTATACTATAGTAGAGACGGAGAGGAAGGAAGCCTATGAACGCCTGTGCGAGGGCAAGCCCGACGCCCTTTATATTTTGGCTCGTGATATTGTAAAAAATGAAGCAACCGGAGAATATAAATCGGGAAGTTACGGGAGCAAAGGAGACGTCCATGGGTTGATGGGTGGCGCAAAGGCCCGAAGTATCGCGGCGGCCGAACTACATCGTTTCTTTCCCGAAGCAAAAGTGGTTGCCAATAGCTGGATAAAGACTGAACCGGCAAGCTTTGCCCGTGTAACTGCCGAAGAACTCCAGAAAAGGGGCGTAGATGAAAAAACGATCATTCTTCAAGAAAACTCCTACTCTACATTTACTGAACTTCTCGAGCTTATAAAGCTAATCGCGGCAAACGACTGGCATCACGTATCGGTAATAACCAGCGACTTCCATATCCCGAGGTCGAAGGCAATGCTTGAGCATATTGACGAGCTCCATGATCCAAACGGCTACTGGGAACAACCGGAAGTTCAGGAAGCCCTAAAAAAATTTAAAGAAATGCGATCAAGTGTACGAATCACTTTTGTCTCCGCGGAAGAAGTGCTGCTTGCGACTAGCCCGCATTATAAAAAAGTCGTTGACGAGGCACGAGGGCTTCCCGCCTGGAAAACCACAATGGAAATGGAGCAGGCTGGAACGGCACAGGTTCTTGAAGGGACATATTGGAAGAACCTTCCGCCAACATCTGTAAAGCAATAG